In Microbacterium sp. No. 7, the genomic window AACCTGACGGTTGCGTTCGGTGCGCCACGCCCACTCGGAGCTTCTCATCATCACGGGGCCGACAAAGCCCAGACCCGGACCAACGTGCCCGGGTTGCTCGCACTGCATCAAGAGTACTCGCCCACCCGGACACGCGACAGGGGGACGCGCGGCACACAGTTGGGTCACGACCAGGCTGTGCCCGGCACATCAAGGCTCGTGGAGTAGGCCGGCTCGTGCGCGGACGGTCGCGACCGGGCAAGACCTTGTGCCCGGTCGCGAGCGCTGCGTGCGTGCTCACGGTCTGCCAGCCGCGTCCAGTCGCCGCTGCCGTCGGCGTCGATCGGTTCGGCCGTATTGACGCCGTGTCGGTCGCGGTAGGCGGCAACCACGGATGCTTGCGTGAACCAGGCGCGCCGTGTGCGCGGGTCGGTCGGGGGTGCACCGAGGTCGCGGATCCATGGCTCTCGAATGCGTAGCGCCCGGTCCACGAGCGCACGCGCGCGTGCCGTGATCAGCGTGCGGCGTTCGTCGAGTGCGAGCCGCATCTCCGCGTCCACCTCGCCCGCGACGTCGGGAATCAGTCCGGCGATCCATCGCCGGCCACGGTGGTGCACCCGCCCAGGGCGGTGCAGTGCCTCGCGGAATCTTGAGGTGAGCACCGCTCCAACGTCTTCGGCGTCCGTCAGCGCGCGGGCACGTATCGCCTCGCCGAGCACGTCTTCGATGTTGTGCCCGCTGGCTTCGGCACGCCACAGGGCCGCGGTCAGCACCCCGAAGGATTCCGAGTCGATCATCTGGGCGACGGCGGTCTCGGGGATCCCGCAACGGTACAGCAGCGCAATCCACCGGTCGCGTTGCGACTGCTGCGCGATGGTCTCGTATTCGGCGGCGAGCTGGGCGATCGATCCGGCGGCTTCCTGTTCCTCGATGATCGTTTCGTACGCGGATCTCTCCGCGCCGACGTGGCGCAGCACGCCGGTCAGCACGTCCAGCGCCGTCAACGTGCCCTCGCGCTTCTGGTGGTCCTCCAGGTGGGGCTGGTCGGTGGCGACGTAGCAGGTGTTCCGCGCGCTGCCGCGGCTCATGGATACGTAGAAGGTCTCCCGGGTCATCGCGGTGGAGTGCACCACGCAGTGCGCGGTGTCCAGGGTGATGCCCTGGGCGCGGTGGGCGGTGATTGCGTACGCGAGCTCGACGTGCTCGGCCACATAGTCGCCGGGGAGGGTGACTGCGCTACCGCGGTCGACGCCGGCCCGGCGCACCGTGAGGGAGTCGTCGGAGCGGTGTCGCAGCACCACCCAGCGGTCGCCATTCTTGACCCAGCCTGATCGACCGGTGCGCAGGCGCCGGTCGTTGCGTCGGGTGAGGATCTCATCTCCGCGGCCGGCACGGCTTCCGTCGGCGAGGGTGAGCCCGTCGGCGGAGACCTCATCTGCGAGGATCCGGTCCGCGCGGGCGCGCTCGTTGAGCGCAGCGACGATCTCGCCCGTTTCGGCGATGAGCGCGGTCGTGACGCCGGCGACCCGGTCGGCGTGCCAGGCCCGGTAGGCGGCTTCCAGCATGTCCTCGAAGTCACCGCCGCGCACGCGATCGTGGGCGGCATAGGTGGGCAGAACGTCCACGTCTCCGAGCCGCAGGCCGAGGGACGCGTCCCGCTCCCAGGCCTGCGCGAACCTGCGCACGGTGGTCAGTTCGGGGGGCGCGGTACGGTCGCGCACCAGCATCCCGAACGCACCCCCGGACTCGATCGCCGAGAGCTGGCCCCAGTCGCCGGCCAGCAGCACCTTCGCTCCTACGTCGCGGGCGTGCCCTGTGATCGCCTGCAGCGCCATGGTGCCGACTAGGGACGCCTCGTCCACGATCATCAGGTCTCCCTCCCGCAGCGTCCAGGCGCGGATCTGCTCGTCCAGGGTGGTGATCCGCCGGCGGGCGGCGGTGACCAGCTGAGGGGCGAGGTTCGGCCGGTCCCAGCGCGTGCGATCCTCGAGGGTTCGCGCGAGGGCCGGGGATATCGTCGCGGTGCGGCCCTGCCAACTGCGTGCCATCCACGGACGCGCGCAGAGCGCGTCGACCCAGGCGAGGAGCCGGTCGCGCTCGGCGGTGCGGGCCGTGGTCTGCCGGTGCTCGTGCAGCCACTTCGCGGTGTTGTCGGTGGGAACTCCGAGGTCTTCGGCGAGCACCTCGGCCGCGACCGAGGACGGCGCGACTCCGACCACGGTGCCGGGTCCGTGGTGTTGCTCCCACGCATGGCGGAGCCCGCCGAGTGTGGTGGTTTTCCCGGTTCCGGCGGGGCCTACCAGCACGTCCAGCACTCGTCCGGACGTCGCGATCGCGGTGATCGCGGAGCGCTGCTCCGGCGAGAAGGAGGCCACTGCGGTGCGGGTCGCGGACGCATCGAGCACCGCGGGAGGCGCGGTCGGGCCGTCGGTGTCTGCGGCCCATTCCCGCAGAGTGTCCTCGGCGGCGAGGAGAGCCACGGACGAGTACACGGTGCCGGCCTTCTCTCGGAACACACTGCCTCCGTCAGGGCGTCGGAACGGGGTGGGGCTGGAGGCGAGCTCTGGGGGTGTCAGCCGCAGCGACTGCGACTCGGCCCGGGTGACGACCCCTTCCAGGACTGCGGTGCGGTCTGCTGCGGTGGCGAACCGCACCGGCAGAGTCACGCGGGCAGCTTCCGCCCAGAGGTTCCAGCGTCGCCACGTGGAGCGACGTTCCCCGACACCGGCGAGCACCTCGGCTGCGGCGGTATCCAGGTCGGCCGACGTAACGTCGTCCGCGTGCAGGAGTCGCGTGGATCCTTGGGCGGCGATCAGCCGCCTCGTCCACTTCGTGGCGTCCGTGCGGAGGATTTGCGTAGCACGCTCCCGCCAGCGGGTGGTGAGCTCCTCCAGCGAGTGCGGGTTCTTCAGGGGGCGGGTCTCCAGCGTCGCCTGTTGTCGCAGTTTGATGATCTGCACTCGAGTCGGCTGTCGGCCGTGCGCGGCGACGAACTCCGCGCGGAGCTGCTCCTGTCGCTCGTCGATGTCGATGCTGCGGGTGCTGAAGTCGCGCATCAGATCTTCCGGGACCCCGCTGATCTCCCATCCAGAATTGCGATCCCGGCCACGGTCCCGCGGTTCCCACCCAACCCCGAGAACGGAGGTCAGCCGATCAGCGAGCAGCGCATTATATGTCTCCGACAGGGCGACGACGGATGCGTGAAGGGGCCGGCCGTCAAGGCTGCGCCACTTCCCGTCGTGTTTGGCCTGGGCTCGGTTGCCGATGACAACGTGGGTGTGCATCTGCGGGTCGGAGGAACGCGAGTCGTAGTGGTCGAACGCGACCGCGATCACGCCGCGCACCTCGACCTGCGCGACCGCGCCGCGCGGCCCTCGCGCGCCAATCCGCGTCATGGCAACCTGCGCCTCGATGAGATCCAGCACATCCCGGACCGCATCGTGATGTGCCTGGGCGATGAGCGCCTGGATCCCCGCGTCGGCGACCGCCCAGAGCGTGCTGACGCTCTTGGGAACGGAGAAGGTGAAGTCGAACCCGGCGACCGCACGACGCATCGCCCGAGCGGCTTCCTCCTCTTCTATCGCGACCAACGCGGCGGAACGGTCCTCGGGTGACAGCGACGCAGGCAACTTTCCGACACGGCCGCGCACCCGGTCCCGCACCCCGGCAAACGACCGGTAGGGCCGCCCCAACTGCGTGCCGATGTTCGGATCCTGTCCGGCCCCAAGGAACAGCCGGAGTTGCTCCTCGGTCACCGGGTCCCCGGCACGGGTCGTCCCGGAGGGAAGACCCGCGAGGCCGGAGCCCGTCCACCGGCCCGGCGGAGTGCCCTTCTCCTGGTAGTAGCGAGTCAGCGGCTCGGTGACGTCGCGGTCACCGTCGCCAGCCGCGACAGTGCGCAACAGGTAGCGATAGCCCTGACCGGCGCTCATCACCCGCATCGAGACGGTCATACAAGGTAGGTGCGCCCGATCACACCACGTACTGCCCCCGC contains:
- the mobF gene encoding MobF family relaxase, coding for MTVSMRVMSAGQGYRYLLRTVAAGDGDRDVTEPLTRYYQEKGTPPGRWTGSGLAGLPSGTTRAGDPVTEEQLRLFLGAGQDPNIGTQLGRPYRSFAGVRDRVRGRVGKLPASLSPEDRSAALVAIEEEEAARAMRRAVAGFDFTFSVPKSVSTLWAVADAGIQALIAQAHHDAVRDVLDLIEAQVAMTRIGARGPRGAVAQVEVRGVIAVAFDHYDSRSSDPQMHTHVVIGNRAQAKHDGKWRSLDGRPLHASVVALSETYNALLADRLTSVLGVGWEPRDRGRDRNSGWEISGVPEDLMRDFSTRSIDIDERQEQLRAEFVAAHGRQPTRVQIIKLRQQATLETRPLKNPHSLEELTTRWRERATQILRTDATKWTRRLIAAQGSTRLLHADDVTSADLDTAAAEVLAGVGERRSTWRRWNLWAEAARVTLPVRFATAADRTAVLEGVVTRAESQSLRLTPPELASSPTPFRRPDGGSVFREKAGTVYSSVALLAAEDTLREWAADTDGPTAPPAVLDASATRTAVASFSPEQRSAITAIATSGRVLDVLVGPAGTGKTTTLGGLRHAWEQHHGPGTVVGVAPSSVAAEVLAEDLGVPTDNTAKWLHEHRQTTARTAERDRLLAWVDALCARPWMARSWQGRTATISPALARTLEDRTRWDRPNLAPQLVTAARRRITTLDEQIRAWTLREGDLMIVDEASLVGTMALQAITGHARDVGAKVLLAGDWGQLSAIESGGAFGMLVRDRTAPPELTTVRRFAQAWERDASLGLRLGDVDVLPTYAAHDRVRGGDFEDMLEAAYRAWHADRVAGVTTALIAETGEIVAALNERARADRILADEVSADGLTLADGSRAGRGDEILTRRNDRRLRTGRSGWVKNGDRWVVLRHRSDDSLTVRRAGVDRGSAVTLPGDYVAEHVELAYAITAHRAQGITLDTAHCVVHSTAMTRETFYVSMSRGSARNTCYVATDQPHLEDHQKREGTLTALDVLTGVLRHVGAERSAYETIIEEQEAAGSIAQLAAEYETIAQQSQRDRWIALLYRCGIPETAVAQMIDSESFGVLTAALWRAEASGHNIEDVLGEAIRARALTDAEDVGAVLTSRFREALHRPGRVHHRGRRWIAGLIPDVAGEVDAEMRLALDERRTLITARARALVDRALRIREPWIRDLGAPPTDPRTRRAWFTQASVVAAYRDRHGVNTAEPIDADGSGDWTRLADREHARSARDRAQGLARSRPSAHEPAYSTSLDVPGTAWS